A single window of Lutzomyia longipalpis isolate SR_M1_2022 chromosome 1, ASM2433408v1 DNA harbors:
- the LOC129797387 gene encoding TGF-beta-activated kinase 1 and MAP3K7-binding protein 1-like — translation MFDHLDSESKLWTDDLEVCNQTGGGYATNQKYREDGNRSNESKFRDRSFHIKVDENTFLYAICSGHNGSKVAHLAIQRIAAEIAFGGLSGKSSEEEVKEVLRQTFIAVEKTYLETIDALLARKAFRQYEIPEGISQYEISQKYQHILDELKQINEELSVGTSVVIALICHKKLYIANIGNCRALLCKSDANNVLRVVQLSVDHNLYNEDEILRLCQLGLDPQALRQAPLSCTRCIGSYMNKTGYRDCDFLSGASGEPVISQPEIVGAIPMDDTCSFLILMSSGMCKTLQEIFSSEVTQVNKEMIQMAVEQFRTQSTMSGVAQSVVHKIVQFHHDLYMEHVQEREREDSPLPFTRRDDITLLIRNFNFVMPKRGTVRFNSVVREHSANNSIIFTDTNTLSSTNTSQYMNTNSSTSSYSSQGSRYRREQEKIPPYVDFSEYYRSVEEAKKTGQLPPGIEFD, via the exons atgttcgATCATTTGGATTCGGAAAGTAAATTATGGACAGATGATCTGGAGGTGTGCAATCAAACAGGTGGGGGATATGCAACAAATCAGAAATATCGCGAAGATGGAAATCGAAGCAATGAATCCAAATTCCGGGACAGGAGTTTTCACATAAAAGTCGATGAAAATAC gTTCCTGTATGCAATCTGCTCGGGGCACAATGGCTCAAAGGTGGCACATTTGGCCATTCAGAGGATCGCTGCAGAGATCGCCTTCGGAGGCCTAAGCGGGAAATCCAGTGAGGAGGAAGTGAAGGAAGTCCTCCGACAGACCTTCATAGCAGTAGAGAAGACGTATCTGGAAACAATAGACGCCCTCCTGGCAAGGAAGGCATTCAGACAGTATGAAATACCAGAGGGAATCAGTCAGTATGAGATCTCACAGAAGTACCAACACATCCTGGATGAACTGAAGCAGATAAATGAGGAGTTGTCCGTGGGAACGAGTGTGGTGATTGCCTTGATTTGCCATAAGAAATTGTACATAGCCAACATTGGCAATTGTCGGGCTCTGCTCTGCAAGAGTGATGCTAACAATGTCCTACGAGTTGTGCAGCTTAGTGTGGATCACAATCTCTACAATGAGGATGAGATTCTGAGGTTGTGTCAGCTTGGTCTCGATCCACAGGCACTGCGTCAAGCTCCCTTGAGCTGTACCCGATGCATCGGGAGCTACATGAATAAGACAGGCTACCGCGATTGCGACTTCCTTTCCGGAGCCTCAGGGGAACCTGTGATCTCTCAACCCGAAATTGTTGGTGCCATCCCCATGGATGACACATGCAGCTTTCTCATTCTCATGTCAAGTGGAATGTGCAAAACCCTCCAGGAGATCTTCTCATCGGAAGTAACGCAAGTCAATAAAGAGATGATTCAAATGGCCGTGGAGCAATTCCGAACGCAATCAACCATGTCGGGAGTAGCACAGTCGGTTGTCCATAAAATTGTACAATTTCATCATGATCTCTACATGGAGCACGTCCAGGAGCGCGAAAGAGAAGACAGCCCCCTTCCATTCACACGCCGTGACGACATTACCCTCCTTAtcaggaattttaattttgtcatGCCAAAGAGGGGAACGGTGCGATTCAATTCTGTCGTCCGAGAGCACTCTGCCAATAATTCAATCATCTTCACGGATACAAACACCTTATCCAGCACCAACACGTCCCAATATATGAACACAAACAGCTCAACGTCTTCCTATTCCAGTCAGGGTAGTCGCTACCGACGTGaacaagagaaaattccaccTTACGTGGATTTTTCTGAGTACTACAGGAGTGTCGAGGAAGCCAAGAAGACTGGACAACTCCCTCCAGGCATTGAATTTGACTAG
- the LOC129797389 gene encoding hydroxysteroid dehydrogenase-like protein 2 isoform X2 has protein sequence MINTGKLAGRTLFITGASRGIGKAIALKAARDGANIVIAAKTTTPHPKLPGTIYTAAEEVEAAGGKALACVVDIRDENQVRTAVQSAAEKFGGIDIVVNNASAISLTSTEHTEMKRYDLMHNINTRGTFLVSKECLPYLKKSNHAHILNISPPLNMAPHWFGPHVAYTMAKYGMSMCVLGMAQEFKPLGISVNALWPRTAIATAAMDLITGGEDTKFYRKPEIMADAAYVVLSREPRSTTGNFFVDDEVLYGAGVTDLKPYACNPEFADQLFPDFFLEMDTTLLEKYKDKVKMSPSPKTASTGNIAGLFGKIESMMNEELVKRVGASYMFNVKGEEAGTWYLDLTSGSGKCGKGQPQVPADATLTMDSKHFYEMFTGKLKPANAFMSGKLKISGDLTKAMKLEKLMGSLKAKL, from the exons atgataaatacagg GAAGCTGGCCGGACGAACCCTTTTCATCACGGGAGCTTCTCGTGGAATTGGCAAGGCTATCGCGCTGAAAGCTGCTCGAGATGGAGCTAATATCGTCATTGCGGCCAAGACAACTACTCCCCATCCAAAGCTTCCCGGAACAATCTACACAGCTGCTGAAGAAG TTGAGGCTGCTGGCGGCAAGGCACTGGCCTGTGTTGTGGATATCAGAGATGAGAATCAAGTGAGGACAGCTGTCCAGTCGGCAGCTGAAAAGTTCGGTGGGATTGACATTGTCGTCAATAATGCCAGCGCAATTTCCCTGACCTCTACAGAACACACTGAAATGAAGCGCTATGACTTGATGCATAACATCAATACAAGGGGAACCTTTCTTGT ATCAAAAGAATGCTTGCCGTACTTGAAGAAGAGCAATCATGCTCATATTCTCAACATTTCGCCACCATTGAATATGGCACCGCATTGGTTTGGGCCTCATGTCGCGTACACGATGGCCAAATATGGGATGTCTATGTGCGTCCTTGGCATGGCTCAGGAGTTCAAACCTCTTGGGATCAGTGTTAATGCCCTGTGGCCACGTACTGCCATCGCCACGGCAGCTATGGACCTCATCACAGGTGGTGAGGATACAAAGTTCTACCGGAAGCCCGAAATTATGGCTGATGCAGCCTACGTTGTCCTCAGTCGGGAACCACGATCAACCACTGGGAACTTTTTCGTAGACGATGAGGTTCTCTATGGTGCTGGCGTTACCGACCTCAAACCCTATGCGTGCAATCCCGAGTTTGCCGATCAACTCTTCCCGGACTTCTTTCTCGAGATGGATACAACTTTGTTGGAAAAATACAAGGACAAGGTTAAAATGTCCCCTTCGCCAAAGACAGCATCCACGGGAAACATTGCTGGACTCTTTGGGAAGATTGAGAGTATGATGAATGAGGAGCTGGTGAAGAGAGTCGGTGCCAGCTACATGTTCAACGTGAAGGGCGAAGAAGCAGGTACGTGGTATTTGGACCTCACAAGTGGCTCCGGAAAATGCGGCAAGGGACAACCTCAAGTTCCCGCTGATGCTACCCTCACGATGGATTCCAAGCATTTTTATGAAATGTTCACGGGGAAACTGAAGCCGGCAAATGCCTTCATGTCGGGAAAACTCAAGATTTCGGGTGATCTCACGAAAGCCATGAAGCTTGAAAAGCTCATGGGTAGCCTTAAAGCTAAGCTCTAA
- the LOC129797390 gene encoding uncharacterized protein LOC129797390, which translates to MKDIPVLHTSQHENLQNMSKNQVYVIDHCSRLVYIIVPPWSFIQYPYVKASILSTIYDAPCGSCNVPYRENPIPVNVPTSTSSDDVESVTGTNLIGDYLHENTTSVQESSGEELLETTTENAAKQDDLEAERDGDEGFIIPIKVILPVEHIHHLGNQSTYTKYNYIVLRTDNATYHGHLNTDRGEKLTVDQNAINADGYFPSDNREVTTVQSLNFEEENEKEFEEEKLIYVNDKRDQYQKIKTYKIPIENGQITFDEVSPLLGEFEEFVTEVNSTQDIKQMDDHYEKLLQWLDYSL; encoded by the exons ATGAAAGACATCCCCGTGCTGCACACATCACAACATGAAAATCTCCAGAATATGAGTAAGAATCAAGTTTACGTCATTGATCACTGTTCCCGCCTTGTCTACATCATTGTCCCACCATGGAGCTTCATCCAGTATCCCTATGTGAAAGCATCGATCCTCTCAACGATCTACGATGCCCCATGTGGCTCATGCAAC gtgCCCTACAGAGAAAATCCCATCCCTGTGAATGTGCCAACATCCACAAGTTCCGATGATGTGGAATCAGTCACAGGGACGAATCTCATTGGGGATTACCTGCATGAGAATACAACGTCAGTTCAGGAGTCTTCTGGGGAGGAACTCCTCGAGACAACGACTGAGAATGCAGCAAAACAGGATGATTTGGAAGCAGAGCGTGATGGTGATGAGGGATTTATTATTCCCATTAAAGTAATCCTTCCCGTGGAGCACATTCATCACTTGGGGAATCAATCGACGTACACAAAGTACAACTACATTGTCCTTCGAACGGACAATGCAACATATCATGGACATCTCAATACCGATCGCGGAGAAAAGTTGACTGTTGATCAAAATGCCATCAACGCAGATGGATACTTTCCCTCAGATAATAGGGAAGTGACCACAGTGCAGTCACTGAATTTTGAGGAGGAAAATGAGAAGGAAtttgaggaggaaaaattgaTCTACGTCAACGATAAACGAGATCAGTACCAAAAAATTAAGACCTACAAAATTCCCATTGAAAATGGCCAAATAACCTTCGACGAGGTCTCTCCGTTGCTCGGAGAATTCGAGGAATTCGTCACGGAAGTCAATTCGACGCAGGACATCAAACAGATGGATGATCACTATGAAAAACTTCTACAATGGCTCGATTATTCTCTTTAG
- the LOC129797389 gene encoding hydroxysteroid dehydrogenase-like protein 2 isoform X1: protein MEGVQNTKKLAGRTLFITGASRGIGKAIALKAARDGANIVIAAKTTTPHPKLPGTIYTAAEEVEAAGGKALACVVDIRDENQVRTAVQSAAEKFGGIDIVVNNASAISLTSTEHTEMKRYDLMHNINTRGTFLVSKECLPYLKKSNHAHILNISPPLNMAPHWFGPHVAYTMAKYGMSMCVLGMAQEFKPLGISVNALWPRTAIATAAMDLITGGEDTKFYRKPEIMADAAYVVLSREPRSTTGNFFVDDEVLYGAGVTDLKPYACNPEFADQLFPDFFLEMDTTLLEKYKDKVKMSPSPKTASTGNIAGLFGKIESMMNEELVKRVGASYMFNVKGEEAGTWYLDLTSGSGKCGKGQPQVPADATLTMDSKHFYEMFTGKLKPANAFMSGKLKISGDLTKAMKLEKLMGSLKAKL, encoded by the exons ATGGAAGGAGTTCAGAATACCAA GAAGCTGGCCGGACGAACCCTTTTCATCACGGGAGCTTCTCGTGGAATTGGCAAGGCTATCGCGCTGAAAGCTGCTCGAGATGGAGCTAATATCGTCATTGCGGCCAAGACAACTACTCCCCATCCAAAGCTTCCCGGAACAATCTACACAGCTGCTGAAGAAG TTGAGGCTGCTGGCGGCAAGGCACTGGCCTGTGTTGTGGATATCAGAGATGAGAATCAAGTGAGGACAGCTGTCCAGTCGGCAGCTGAAAAGTTCGGTGGGATTGACATTGTCGTCAATAATGCCAGCGCAATTTCCCTGACCTCTACAGAACACACTGAAATGAAGCGCTATGACTTGATGCATAACATCAATACAAGGGGAACCTTTCTTGT ATCAAAAGAATGCTTGCCGTACTTGAAGAAGAGCAATCATGCTCATATTCTCAACATTTCGCCACCATTGAATATGGCACCGCATTGGTTTGGGCCTCATGTCGCGTACACGATGGCCAAATATGGGATGTCTATGTGCGTCCTTGGCATGGCTCAGGAGTTCAAACCTCTTGGGATCAGTGTTAATGCCCTGTGGCCACGTACTGCCATCGCCACGGCAGCTATGGACCTCATCACAGGTGGTGAGGATACAAAGTTCTACCGGAAGCCCGAAATTATGGCTGATGCAGCCTACGTTGTCCTCAGTCGGGAACCACGATCAACCACTGGGAACTTTTTCGTAGACGATGAGGTTCTCTATGGTGCTGGCGTTACCGACCTCAAACCCTATGCGTGCAATCCCGAGTTTGCCGATCAACTCTTCCCGGACTTCTTTCTCGAGATGGATACAACTTTGTTGGAAAAATACAAGGACAAGGTTAAAATGTCCCCTTCGCCAAAGACAGCATCCACGGGAAACATTGCTGGACTCTTTGGGAAGATTGAGAGTATGATGAATGAGGAGCTGGTGAAGAGAGTCGGTGCCAGCTACATGTTCAACGTGAAGGGCGAAGAAGCAGGTACGTGGTATTTGGACCTCACAAGTGGCTCCGGAAAATGCGGCAAGGGACAACCTCAAGTTCCCGCTGATGCTACCCTCACGATGGATTCCAAGCATTTTTATGAAATGTTCACGGGGAAACTGAAGCCGGCAAATGCCTTCATGTCGGGAAAACTCAAGATTTCGGGTGATCTCACGAAAGCCATGAAGCTTGAAAAGCTCATGGGTAGCCTTAAAGCTAAGCTCTAA
- the LOC129797386 gene encoding BTB/POZ domain-containing protein 7, producing the protein MSLWGCLMPCGFFWCDSKSGPRMTDERSTMGATISTTDCPTSGGAMPATGGAHLRERRKKVTGFATLRKKFIRRRRSSKACDHGRVLRDFVSDWSSVELAALLDEFEALAALKDLSVQAELARPPATTFKQDLSALYDFKHCTDCDLVFRGTVFPVHRALLSARCPYFRDLLAGCPGYGARICLELRSSPVDVSMFSSLLRYLYTGDLCPHDPSIDVGLLRRLGEDFGTPNPLEHDLRYLLETGDYADAALVFTAEGNDYHRPDSGSSEYGFRPKLELPCHKAILSARSPFFRNLIQRRTRNGDEHTERALHVPTRIVLDETVIPKRYARVLLHAIYLDTVDLSLILRGSGCGGGASGSLGEVQALTHTGRTRPSPLEEAMELYQIGRFLELDILAQGCEDLILEWLTLDTLPQVLKWGAQPHGSAWVSRQACHYLREEFSAISCSQVLHQLDKSQLIGALQSNFLQASELEVLQAVLKWGEQELIRRMEDREPNLLSHTAHSVTRKGIKKRDLSDVELREILSELLPLVRMDHVLPPNSEVLNQAIRRGLVSTPPSHMIGDDRENLRVNAWIRGGKNHGLFVRPRLFMPYYEEIKSLLEDHMASQQLDMLRMRLSRHLPDIPDTLYMVSRLGTTGHGAVDVVAAALPAPDPNTMAAMSKREQKIRQSPSCQRALALPLSSRHEINRQVRLRVVREFNLPDAVADLLENASCYCVEEPRGVDEIRDDLEESLDDDASPPPSPALPTETPATQNVANCYGRNMTFPRQQQQQNHVIRRQELPALIIEGDANGGYRLPMAEQESSSCSDGHLSDIMPDVAMATASLGQLQLGEQGESMQLDLGDGSSHLMGAVGMNVHTMQHRHMSAPSPSNFHHFMRGPPSPSPYAMHRQSPAPGSYHSGPPRFL; encoded by the exons ATGAGCCTGTGGGGTTGTCTTATGCCCTGCGGCTTTTTTTGGTGCGACAGTAAATCGGGGCCTCGTATGACAGATGAGCGTAGCACCATGGGAGCTACGATATCAACGACAGATTGTCCCACGAGTGGGGGTGCAATGCCGGCGACAGGTGGTGCACATTTACGTGAAAGAAGGAAGAAAGTTACGGGATTTGCAAcattgaggaagaaattcaTTCGTCGCAGACGCTCATCGAAGGCGTGCGACCATGGGCGAGTACTGCGGGATTTTGTGTCGGATTGGAGTAGTGTGGAATTGGCGGCATTGTTGGATGAATTTGAAGCTCTGGCAGCGCTCAAGGATCTCTCCGTTCAGGCGGAACTTGCACGCCCTCCAGCAACGACATTCAAGCAAGATTTGAGTGCGTTGTATGATTTTAAGCATTGCACAGATTGCGATCTTGTGTTCCGGGGAACAGTCTTTCCGGTACATCGTGCCCTTCTATCGGCACGTTGTCCCTACTTCCGGGATCTCCTGGCTGGATGCCCGGGGTATGGGGCACGTATCTGCCTCGAACTCCGCTCATCACCCGTGGATGTTTCGATGTTCTCTTCTCTGCTTCGATACCTGTACACTGGGGATCTATGCCCGCATGATCCCAGCATTGATGTGGGGCTCCTGAGACGCCTGGGGGAGGATTTCGGGACACCAAATCCCCTTGAACATGACCTGAGGTACCTCCTGGAGACGGGAGATTATGCCGATGCAGCTCTTGTCTTTACGGCCGAAGGTAATGACTACCACAGGCCAGATTCCGGGAGTTCCGAATATGGATTCCGCCCGAAGCTGGAGCTACCGTGCCACAAGGCAATCCTAAGTGCTCGCTCGCCCTTCTTCCGGAATCTCATACAGAGGCGGACACGCAATGGTGACGAACACACTGAACGTGCTCTCCACGTGCCAACACGAATAGTCCTCGATGAGACTGTCATTCCCAAACGCTATGCCCGTGTGCTGCTCCATGCCATTTACCTGGACACCGTTGATCTTTCGCTCATCCTGAGGGGGAGTGGATGTGGCGGAGGGGCTTCCGGAAGTCTGGGGGAAGTGCAAGCACTCACGCACACTGGACGTACACGCCCGAGTCCACTCGAGGAAGCCATGGAACTCTATCAAATTGGGCGATTCCTCGAATTGGATATCCTAGCTCAGGGGTGTGAAGATTTAATCCTTGAATGGTTAACGCTCGATACACTTCCTCAAGTGCTCAAATGGGGTGCACAACCACATGGGTCTGCATGGGTATCTCGACAAGCGTGTCACTATCTCCGTGAAGAGTTCTCGGCCATTTCGTGCTCACAG GTGCTGCATCAATTGGATAAGTCTCAGCTAATTGGGGCGCTACAGAGTAACTTTCTGCAAGCGTCTGAACTTGAGGTGCTGCAGGCGGTGCTTAAATGGGGTGAGCAGGAATTGATTCGTCGTATGGAAGATCGTGAGCCGAATTTGCTGAGCCACACAGCCCACTCGGTGACCCGGAAAGGGATCAAGAAGCGCGATCTGAGTGATGTTGAGTTGCGTGAGATTCTATCGGAATTGCTGCCACTCGTACGAATGGACCATGTTTTGCCGCCCAATAGTGAGGTGCTCAATCAGGCCATTCGACGAGGGCTGGTGAGTACACCACCGTCCCATATGATTGGGGATGATCGGGAGAATTTGCGCGTGAATGCATGGATACGCGGTGGGAAGAATCATGGCTTATTTGTACGCCCGAGACTCTTTATGCCGTACTATGAGGAGATAAAGTCCCTCCTGGAGGATCATATGGCATCCCAGCAGCTCGATATGCTGCGGATGAGGCTATCACGGCATCTACCTGATATTCCCGACACGCTGTACATGGTGTCGAGATTGGGAACAACGGGCCATGGGGCAGTTGATGTTGTGGCAGCAGCTCTACCAGCTCCTGATCCCAATACAATGGCAGCCATGTCAAAGCGAGAACAGAAAATTCGGCAATCACCGAGTTGTCAGCGTGCTCTAGCACTTCCACTTTCATCCAGGCATGAAATCAATCGACAAGTGAGACTGAGGGTTGTGAGGGAATTCAATCTTCCCGATGCTGTAGCTGATCTCCTCGAGAATGCCTCCTGCTACTGCGTAGAGGAGCCACGGGGAGTAGATGAGATTCGCGATGACTTGGAGGAATCTCTCGATG acGATGCTTCACCACCGCCATCACCAGCACTGCCCACGGAAACACCAGCCACACAGAATGTAGCAAATTGCTATGGGCGCAACATGACATTCCCGCgtcagcagcagcaacagaaTCACGTCATCCGGCGCCAAGAATTGCCTGCATTGATCATTGAAGGTGACGCCAATGGGGGCTACAGACTGCCAATGGCTGAGCAAGAATCCAGTTCCTGCTCTGATGGTCATTTGTCTGACATTATGCCGGACGTCGCGATGGCAACGGCGTCTCTGGGGCAACTTCAGCTCGGTGAGCAAGGCGAGAGCATGCAATTAGACCTCGGAGATGGTTCGAGTCACCTAATGGGGGCCGTTGGGATGAATGTACATACGATGCAG CATCGCCATATGTCAGCACCGTCTCCAAGCAATTTCCACCACTTTATGCGAGGACCGCCGTCTCCGTCGCCGTATGCAATGCACCGACAGAGTCCGGCGCCTGGATCATATCACTCGGGCCCACCGCGATTTTTATAG